In one Lycium barbarum isolate Lr01 chromosome 7, ASM1917538v2, whole genome shotgun sequence genomic region, the following are encoded:
- the LOC132604546 gene encoding uncharacterized protein LOC132604546, whose amino-acid sequence MLLASFDSLREKFVSLFDKYFVAGLCKVILFSGVVLYLASVFLFNDPNCLSSYELLEESSNNSPNPLISHFISSNDTNSTNLSHIVFGLLGSEKAWHYRKNYIESWWRPKVTRGYLFLDVAPNANLLPWSKNSPPYRVSTNITKLVQETQHVAPIMARMVHGIKEVFELEEHKGVRWVVMGDDDSIFFLENIVDVLAKYDHNKYYYFGAQSEYILSNFWYSFNQGFGGAGFILSYPLAKALAEDMDSCLRRYPFLRSADLISMACIVDLGVSFSPLKGLHQIDLHGDISGLLSSHPKVPLMSLHHIDAIRPIFPTMDRTQSIKHLMQVAKFDQSRMLQQTICHHRVSNWTFSISWGYSVHIYEKIMPRSYLINPIETFDAWVNKPENPPYYMFNTRSSAKDSCETPHVFFLKSIGETWNKSEIWATYSRSAIRRLPGCPAGGNHPANYVNKIQVYSPKAKRTEMDRCECCAVFHTVGSNMAKVKLRECFTNEKIA is encoded by the exons atgttactagCTTCATTTGATTCATTGAGAGAGAAGTTTGTTTCTTTATTTGACAAGTATTTTGTGGCTGGCCTTTGCAAAGTTATCCTATTTTCAGGTGTAGTTCTTTACTTAGCCTCAGTTTTTCTCTTCAATGATCCAAATTGTTTATCATCTTATGAGTTATTAGAAGAATCTTCTAATAATTCACCAAATCCACTAATTTCTCACTTCATTTCATCCAATGACACAAATTCCACAAATCTTAGCCATATAGTTTTTGGCCTACTTGGCTCTGAAAAAGCATGGCACTATAGGAAAAATTACATTGAATCATGGTGGAGGCCAAAAGTGACAAGAGGGTATTTGTTTCTTGATGTGGCACCAAATGCAAATTTGTTACCATGGTCAAAAAATTCACCGCCTTACAGAGTTTCAACAAATATAACCAAATTAGTCCAAGAAACTCAACATGTTGCACCAATTATGGCTAGAATGGTACATGGAATCAAGGAGGTTTTTGAATTAGAAGAACATAAAGGTGTTAGATGGGTGGTTATGGGGGACGACGATTCGATATTCTTCTTGGAAAATATTGTTGATGTTCTTGCAAAATATGACCACAATAAGTACTACTATTTTGGGGCTCAAAGTGAGTACATTTTGTCAAATTTTTGGTACTCATTTAATCAAGGATTTGGTGGTGCTGGATTTATTTTGAGTTACCCGTTGGCTAAAGCATTGGCTGAAGATATGGATAGTTGTTTAAGAAGATATCCATTTTTAAGATCTGCTGATCTTATTTCCATGGCTTGTATTGTGGATCTTGGAGTTAGTTTTTCTCCTCTTAAAGGTCTTCATCAG ATCGATTTGCATGGTGATATTTCAGGATTATTATCGTCGCATCCAAAAGTGCCATTAATGTCCCTTCACCATATTGATGCTATAAGGCCAATTTTTCCTACAATGGACCGTACACAATCAATAAAACACCTTATGCAAGTAGCAAAATTCGATCAATCTCGCATGTTACAACAAACAATCTGTCACCATAGGGTCAGCAATTGGACATTTTCAATATCATGGGGATATTCAGTTCATATTTACGAGAAAATTATGCCAAGGAGTTATTTAATAAACCCTATTGAGACATTTGACGCTTGGGTTAATAAACCTGAGAATCCTCCATATTACATGTTTAATACAAGGTCGTCTGCAAAGGATTCTTGTGAAACTCCCCATGTTTTTTTCTTAAAATCTATTGGGGAAACATGGAATAAGAGTGAAATTTGGGCAACGTATTCCCGGTCGGCAATACGGCGGTTGCCGGGTTGTCCGGCCGGCGGCAACCATCCGGCAAATTATGTCAACAAGATTCAAGTCTACTCTCCTAAAGCAAAACGTACAGAG ATGGATCGATGTGAATGTTGTGCGGTTTTTCACACAGTTGGCTCAAACATGGCAAAGGTCAAATTGAGAGAATGCTTTACAAATGAGAAAATTGCTTAG